A genomic stretch from Achromobacter spanius includes:
- a CDS encoding SDR family NAD(P)-dependent oxidoreductase, whose product MRLASKVALVAGAGTLRNSFSAADQVGNGAACAIRFAREGATVICTDRSLAAAEETVEMIRAEGGVAEALELDVTDSAQIEQASQDVARRFGGVDILHNNVGIEIQGDLLAVQDDEWDRVMTVNVRGSMAMARAFLPQMKARGGGSIINVSSTASLKWSPMQFLSYSTAKAAVNHMTRVIARQYAPDQVRCNCIIPGMIRTPHADALYASAEAAEAGHKTRDARCPMGRQGSPWDIANAALFLASDEAAYVTGCLMVVDGGSSL is encoded by the coding sequence TGCTGATCAGGTGGGTAACGGAGCCGCCTGTGCGATCCGGTTCGCGCGTGAAGGCGCAACCGTCATCTGCACCGATCGGTCCCTGGCGGCCGCAGAAGAGACCGTGGAGATGATTCGCGCGGAGGGCGGCGTTGCGGAAGCGCTTGAATTGGACGTCACGGATTCGGCGCAGATAGAGCAGGCTTCGCAAGACGTGGCGAGGCGTTTCGGTGGCGTCGATATCCTGCACAACAACGTCGGCATCGAAATCCAGGGCGACCTGCTTGCCGTGCAAGACGACGAGTGGGATCGCGTCATGACGGTCAACGTGCGCGGTTCCATGGCGATGGCGCGCGCCTTCCTGCCGCAGATGAAAGCGCGTGGTGGCGGGTCCATCATCAACGTATCGTCAACGGCAAGCCTGAAATGGAGCCCGATGCAATTCCTGTCGTACAGCACCGCCAAGGCAGCCGTCAATCACATGACGCGGGTCATCGCGCGGCAGTATGCCCCGGACCAGGTGCGGTGCAATTGCATCATCCCCGGCATGATCCGCACGCCGCATGCCGATGCGCTGTATGCAAGTGCAGAGGCGGCGGAAGCAGGGCACAAGACGCGGGACGCAAGGTGCCCGATGGGGCGCCAGGGCAGCCCCTGGGACATCGCCAATGCGGCGCTGTTTCTGGCGTCTGATGAGGCGGCTTACGTTACGGGGTGTTTGATGGTGGTGGATGGGGGATCGAGTTTGTAG